A genomic stretch from Papio anubis isolate 15944 chromosome 18, Panubis1.0, whole genome shotgun sequence includes:
- the LITAF gene encoding lipopolysaccharide-induced tumor necrosis factor-alpha factor isoform X1 translates to MPLTCLGTSKQGKMSVPGPYQAATGPSSAPSAPPSYEETVAVNSYYPTPPAPMPGPTTGLVTGPDGKGMNPPSYFTQAAPIPNNNPITVQTVYVQHPISFLDRPVQMCCPSCNKMIVSQLSYNAGALTWLSCGSLCLLGCVAGCCFIPFCVDALQDVDHYCPNCRALLGTYKRL, encoded by the exons GTAAAATGTCGGTTCCAGGACCTTACCAGGCGGCCACTGGGCCTTCCTCAGCGCCATCTGCACCTCCATCCTATGAAGAGACAGTGGCTGTTAACAGTTATTACCCCACGCCTCCAGCTCCCATGCCTGGGCCAACTACAGGGCTTGTGACAGGGCCTGATGGGAAGGGCATGAATCCTCCTTCGTATTTTACCCAGGCAGCGCCCATCCCCAATAACAATCCAA TTACCGTGCAGACGGTCTATGTGCAGCACCCCATCTCCTTTCTGGATCGCCCTGTCCAAATGTGTTGTCCCTCCTGCAACAAGATGATCGTGAGTCAGCTGTCCTATAATGCCGGTGCCCTGACCTGGCTGTCCTGCGGGAGCCTGTGCCTGCTGGG gTGCGTAGCGGGCTGCTGCTTCATCCCCTTCTGCGTGGACGCCCTGCAGGACGTGGACCATTACTGTCCCAACTGCAGAGCTCTCCTGGGCACCTACAAGCGTTTGTAG
- the LITAF gene encoding lipopolysaccharide-induced tumor necrosis factor-alpha factor isoform X2 translates to MSVPGPYQAATGPSSAPSAPPSYEETVAVNSYYPTPPAPMPGPTTGLVTGPDGKGMNPPSYFTQAAPIPNNNPITVQTVYVQHPISFLDRPVQMCCPSCNKMIVSQLSYNAGALTWLSCGSLCLLGCVAGCCFIPFCVDALQDVDHYCPNCRALLGTYKRL, encoded by the exons ATGTCGGTTCCAGGACCTTACCAGGCGGCCACTGGGCCTTCCTCAGCGCCATCTGCACCTCCATCCTATGAAGAGACAGTGGCTGTTAACAGTTATTACCCCACGCCTCCAGCTCCCATGCCTGGGCCAACTACAGGGCTTGTGACAGGGCCTGATGGGAAGGGCATGAATCCTCCTTCGTATTTTACCCAGGCAGCGCCCATCCCCAATAACAATCCAA TTACCGTGCAGACGGTCTATGTGCAGCACCCCATCTCCTTTCTGGATCGCCCTGTCCAAATGTGTTGTCCCTCCTGCAACAAGATGATCGTGAGTCAGCTGTCCTATAATGCCGGTGCCCTGACCTGGCTGTCCTGCGGGAGCCTGTGCCTGCTGGG gTGCGTAGCGGGCTGCTGCTTCATCCCCTTCTGCGTGGACGCCCTGCAGGACGTGGACCATTACTGTCCCAACTGCAGAGCTCTCCTGGGCACCTACAAGCGTTTGTAG